CGTGATGGACGTCGTACACATTCACTGATTTGTTGAACTGTTTCTTAACACTGGGCGTTTGTTCTCCGGCAACCCAAATCTTCAGTTCAGCATCCGGATCGAATGCATTGGGAGCTTCGATGCTGAACTTCGAAATATTTTTGTAAGCGATGGATTTGTATTCGACCTTATCCCCGGCTAGTCCCTGTTTGTCGATTAGTATTAATCGTTTGGTGGTAAAGATGAATACGTCGTGGTATAGTTTGAATCCGAGTTCAATACCTTCGCCTTCAATCAAAAGCTTTTCGTATTTCTTCAAGAGCTCTTCCGGTTCCACGGTTCCGGCTTTGCCCAAAAGCGATGAAAATAGTCCCATACTGTTTTTGTTTATTGGTTTGGCTTTATCTTTATAAGGTACTTAAATATCCGAATATTATCAACCAAACCTTTGCCGTGGGACTTTAACGGAGGTTATTTTAATTTCAGGCGAAAGCCGAATACGGGAAGCTCTTCCTGCATAAAATCCAAATCTTCTGAACGTTCGAAGCCAAGGTTTTCATACATTTTCCAGGCTACTTGCATCGCTTTGGTCGAGTGAATAATTACTTGCTCCTGCTTTAGAGCTTTGGCTTTTCGAATGCATTCATTGCTCAGAAGTTTGCCGATGCCTTGTTTCCGGAAGGAAGGCGCAACAGCCAGTAACCTGAAGCCCGATGCATTCTTCTCCTGCGTGGCGGTGCCTCCGGAACCATAATATCGCATATCGCTGAAATAAACAACGCCCCCGGCAATTTTACCTTCCGGTGAAACGGCTATCAAAAGTTCAGTGTGTGGTTTCTTCGTCCATTTCCCGATGTTGGCCAGCAAGTTGTAGTATTCGGGTTGTTCCGATTGTTTCGGAAATCCTTCCAGTTGGGAATAAACTTCGACCATGATTTGACCTAAAGTATCAAACTCTTCTGGTCTGCCATTGCGGATGGTGTAGATTTGCTGATGCATCGTTGATAATTAACTGTTACCAAATTAATATTTCACCTATTCAAAAATTGCTACAACCCGCGCAGGTGCGGCAGATGCTCCGACAATCTTCAATGGAAAAACAGCGACCTTGAAGCCGGAATAGGGGAGAGCTCCCAGGTTGACCAGCTGTTCCATATGATAATATTCCTTGTCTTTTCCGACGAGGTGGGCCTCCCAAAATAACTCCGAATTATCCGATTCTTTCGCTTTTTCAATCATATGGGGAAGAGGCAGATCCCAGCCCCACGAATCGATTCCCATCACTTTGATGCCTTTATCGATCAGCCATCCGGTGGCTTCGGCACCCATGCCTGTTCCGATTTTGTGAAAATTTTTGGTCCCGTTGAATTTATCTCTTCCGGTTTTGACCAGGACAATCATTCCCTCTTTGAGTTTCAGATTATTTTGAGTCAGGAAATCAGTAATATCTTCTATCGTGATGGGATCGAAATCGGCCTTGTGTTCCATGTCGATAACCAATCCGTCGCCATAACACAGTTCCAGTGGCATTTCATCGATTGTTTTGGCTTTTTCACCGTTGGTCGTTGGCGCGTAGTGCCAGGGGGCATCAATATGCGTGGTGGCATGAACGCCCATTTTCGTTATGGTGTCATCAGCCCATCCGGTAAAGCCTTTGGGGAATAGTTTAAAAGGCAGTCCCAGTAATCGGATCAGCCACCTGGCTTTCCCGTGTGGTTTATGTTTAACTTTTACTTTCATAAACCACGGGTCATTCGGGTTGTACTGAATGGGTTTGGAAAGATCGACTATTGGCATATCATTTCTGCTTTTGGTTATTTCCGGTCTTTGGTGTCCGAAAATAAACATTCTCAGTTTACAACAATCTCCTGTCAAAACATTTTTACATGAAATCCCGTTTAACATTCCGGATAGATAATTAATTAAAACATGCGTAAACTTGCTCTTAACCCATATCGTCGGAAGATTACATCCGGCTTTCTTTTGGTTGCTGTACTTTTGGTGTTGAATGCGTGTTCTTCCGACAATTCAAATGCGCCTTCAACCTCCGTCAATCCGTTTGCTCCAGCCAACGGTTCATTCAATCATAACCTTGGGCCGGGGGCTTCGGCACATGAATTCCTGGCATCCGATACTTACACTCAACTGGTTGTTGAAATACAGTACATGGATGGTTACAAACCAACCGCTGATGCAATTTCGAAACTGAAAACATTTCTGGAAAACCGCTTGAATAAGCCTTCCGGAATTTCGTTCATTTATACGCAAATAGCGCCCGGAGGAAAGACTACGTACACGCTGGATGACATAGCGAAGATAGAAGAGAACAATAGGACCAACTTTACAGAAGGTCAGAAACTGGCTGGATATTTTTTGTTTCTCGATGGCGGATATACCGAAGACACGGACAAATCGAAGGTGTTGGGGGTCACGTATCGAAACACATCAGTCGCCATATTTGAAAAGACGATTCAATCATTAACTGCTCAGCCAACAGACCCTCAGCGATATGTTCTGGAAGCAACTGTTTATGAACATGAGTTTGGACATGTTCTGGGATTGGTTAACAATGGTTCGCCGATGCAAACCGATCATGAGGACACATCTCATCTGCACCATTGCGATAATTCGAATTGTTTGATGAATTGGCAAGTTGAAAGCGGAGGTGTTGTGGGGAATTTGTTCGGAACCAATCCAATTCCGACGCTCGATCAAAACTGTTTGGATGATTTGAAAGCAAATGGTGGTAAATAGCCGAATCGAAATATTTGAGTGAAAATTATGTCCGGTTAAGCCGGACATTTTTTTATTGAGATCCCCGTCTCTTTTCGTACATTTCGGTTATTGTTATTTCACCACCTAACCACTAAGCGATGAACCGAAAACTGATATCTGTTATTCTAATCATTTTTACACTGATGGTAAATCAAAGTTCTGCACAGGAGAAAAAAATGCCTCACGTAAAATTGGGCATTGCCGGGCTGACTCATGGTCACGTGGGGTGGATTCTGGATGCGATGAAAAAAGGTGATGTAAAAGTGGTAGGGATTGCCGAAAGCAACCGGGAAGTGGCCGAACGATATTCAAAACAGTATGGATTCCCGATGAGCATGGTTTATCCAACATTGGAGGAAATGGTTATTCAAACCAAGCCGGACGGTGTAACTGCTTTCGGACCAATATTCGATCATTTACACGTGGTGGAAGTTTGTGCACCACTGCACATTGACGTGATGGTAGAGAAACCGTTGGCCGTGAATGGAGAGCATTCACAGAAGATGGCTTGTCTGGCTCGTGAAAACGGAATCAAGTTGGTGACTGATTATGAGACAACCTGGTATCCAACCAATCATTTGGCTTATCGAATGGCGGTGGATGAAAAGAAACTGGGTGAAATTCGCAAAGTGATTGTTTGTGACGGTCACGAGGGGCCGAAGGAGATCAAAGTACAGCCGGAATTTCTTGCCTGGTTGACTGACCCGAAACAAAATGGGGGCGGGGCTGTGGTTGATTTTGGATGTTACGGAGCCAATCTCATTACCTGGCTAATGAAAAATCAAAAGCCACTGACCGTTTCAGCTACGTTGCAAACTATGAAACCGGATGTTTATCCCAACGTGGACGACGAAGCGACCATCATCCTAACTTATCCGGGTACGCAGGGAATCATTCAGGCTTCGTGGAACTGGCCTTTCAGCCGGAAAGATATGCAGATTTATGGCCGCACAGGGGAGCTGTTTGCAGCCGACCGGCATGAATTTGACTACCGCTTAGCAGGAGAAAATGCTGAGACAAAGAAAGAGCTTTCCGAAAGGCCGGCACCTTATAACGACCCATTTGCCTGGTTTGAGGCAGTGATAAGAGGTGATATCATGGTCAAACCAACCGATCTATCATCGTTGGAAAACAACCTGATTGTTGTCGAAATATTGGATGCTGCCCGCGAGAGTGCCCGCTCCGGAAAAGTTGTTCATCTGTGAAAAAATCCGCTGAATATGTCCCGGCTTAGTCTCCTTCGGGCATATCACCAAGCGTTTTTCTTAGGTTGATGAGCGTTGTATTTTCAAACGGATGATAGGTCTGTTCAAACGGTTCTTCGCAGACTGCTTTATAAATGGATTGAGTGCGGTCGTCATTTGTGTCGAAATGTGTGATCCCGCAAATCAACTGAAGCATCTCTTCCCGGGTCGCGCCCGTTTCCGATGCCAGAATGATTTCGCGCAGCAGGCTTCCGGCAGACGAAACATTCAATGATTCTCCTCCAATCGCCAACATTCTGTTAATAACTAAATTAACTTGTTCCTCCTGTAGGTGAAGTTGCTGTTTTTTCATAGGTTACCTTACGTTATTGCAGTTACTCTTCTTTTTTGCACATGCGCCTCAAATATACAGTCCTTTCGGGTTATGGCAAATATGTTGTATTACATGTTGAGATTCCGTTATTTATATTGCTTAAGAAAGTTGAAAACCATTGGGTTCGTAATACCCCTGTCCTGTATGACATTCCTGTTAAGTTGAAAGCAATTACTTTTTAAATGTTATTTGGATTCACCGTCGATTCCATATTTTGTCTCCGTGAATTTTATCCATTTGTACGCTTAAACTAACTAATTATGAGGAGAACGTATTTCCTGTTTATTTTCTTGTGTTTCAGTGTTATTTATTTGCCTTCGGCGAAAGCGCAACAGCATGATATTAGCCTGGATTCGAACTGGGTGGCCAAACGAAAAGTCGACGTCCGGGTGGATGGTACTGTGATTACTTCGCCAGGCTATCAGCGCACCGGCTGGATGGATGCTGTCGTTCCCGGTACCGTGTTAACCACGCTGTTGCACAATCATTTGGTGCCCGATCCATTTGTGGGTTTGAACAACAAAGAAATACCGGACATTCACGATGTCGGAAGAGACTATTACACCTATTGGTTTTATACCGAATTGCCTGAATTGAACGTGAAACAGGGCGAACAGGTCTGGTTGAAATTCAGGGGAATCAATTATGCGGCTAATATTTTCCTTAACGGGAAAAGAGTGAATAAGGATACCCACGAAGGAATGTTCTTACGGGAAAAATACAACATCACCGGTTTGTA
This Prolixibacter sp. NT017 DNA region includes the following protein-coding sequences:
- a CDS encoding Gfo/Idh/MocA family protein, translating into MNRKLISVILIIFTLMVNQSSAQEKKMPHVKLGIAGLTHGHVGWILDAMKKGDVKVVGIAESNREVAERYSKQYGFPMSMVYPTLEEMVIQTKPDGVTAFGPIFDHLHVVEVCAPLHIDVMVEKPLAVNGEHSQKMACLARENGIKLVTDYETTWYPTNHLAYRMAVDEKKLGEIRKVIVCDGHEGPKEIKVQPEFLAWLTDPKQNGGGAVVDFGCYGANLITWLMKNQKPLTVSATLQTMKPDVYPNVDDEATIILTYPGTQGIIQASWNWPFSRKDMQIYGRTGELFAADRHEFDYRLAGENAETKKELSERPAPYNDPFAWFEAVIRGDIMVKPTDLSSLENNLIVVEILDAARESARSGKVVHL
- a CDS encoding peptidase yields the protein MRKLALNPYRRKITSGFLLVAVLLVLNACSSDNSNAPSTSVNPFAPANGSFNHNLGPGASAHEFLASDTYTQLVVEIQYMDGYKPTADAISKLKTFLENRLNKPSGISFIYTQIAPGGKTTYTLDDIAKIEENNRTNFTEGQKLAGYFLFLDGGYTEDTDKSKVLGVTYRNTSVAIFEKTIQSLTAQPTDPQRYVLEATVYEHEFGHVLGLVNNGSPMQTDHEDTSHLHHCDNSNCLMNWQVESGGVVGNLFGTNPIPTLDQNCLDDLKANGGK
- a CDS encoding GNAT family N-acetyltransferase; protein product: MHQQIYTIRNGRPEEFDTLGQIMVEVYSQLEGFPKQSEQPEYYNLLANIGKWTKKPHTELLIAVSPEGKIAGGVVYFSDMRYYGSGGTATQEKNASGFRLLAVAPSFRKQGIGKLLSNECIRKAKALKQEQVIIHSTKAMQVAWKMYENLGFERSEDLDFMQEELPVFGFRLKLK
- a CDS encoding PH domain-containing protein: MGLFSSLLGKAGTVEPEELLKKYEKLLIEGEGIELGFKLYHDVFIFTTKRLILIDKQGLAGDKVEYKSIAYKNISKFSIEAPNAFDPDAELKIWVAGEQTPSVKKQFNKSVNVYDVHHVLASYVLK
- a CDS encoding cyclase family protein yields the protein MPIVDLSKPIQYNPNDPWFMKVKVKHKPHGKARWLIRLLGLPFKLFPKGFTGWADDTITKMGVHATTHIDAPWHYAPTTNGEKAKTIDEMPLELCYGDGLVIDMEHKADFDPITIEDITDFLTQNNLKLKEGMIVLVKTGRDKFNGTKNFHKIGTGMGAEATGWLIDKGIKVMGIDSWGWDLPLPHMIEKAKESDNSELFWEAHLVGKDKEYYHMEQLVNLGALPYSGFKVAVFPLKIVGASAAPARVVAIFE